Proteins from a genomic interval of Crassostrea angulata isolate pt1a10 chromosome 7, ASM2561291v2, whole genome shotgun sequence:
- the LOC128192936 gene encoding uncharacterized protein LOC128192936 isoform X6 encodes MLIKKPKSSAKQMLKSQSWSNLTSPSNSGIYHKTDEEDFRSKFKSKMRRKPSSDYRLAPVRDLSPPSNLSDDGGFLSHPTNNVNRWKRMDDSASDLSVSSGYKSLDRKDHGSFLRRSQQREEQNGYQHLRKDGRRYQSHSDIYFQSPKKLVTIQPEDDDCTIKSDEFYSESSSTQANTTLTSELDESKDQETVPRSHSLGDLSTGLTLSIVGQRKAESIQNLSLAGQKSLQKRTGYAKRKTDVRSQGKSPKGSKSKQSIESQIQNIIQVGDESDVTSSTPEINGTSTQPIIYKSNSHSQLMKESSHNSLNNVQRALKADLLPDKHGINMAKTEREEDNSSDKSSQSTRSSVKTPNRPRRTLPVVPKGSEEVGDKKKKFSEMVKMRVSLHSSNSCSSVSRQSLLSPESESVSQTDSQTDTPSDKEVSELFNGHSSKTLRHNHFTDITTQDCQMINASGIPFNGNVHSSLPSSVRSCDSGQTTLRSCDSGQATLMSLSSTVDSGYLTTDAESDISSYTRSLQISAHNLYSSNKLNGYGQGGVPKQEMDRSFFNGHQRSPKQQPISRNNMYPSSNPPSMQPTSAVVQNHHSQPQMNRSFTAQVKSPTAERQVFYPNNVHSDKSHDVMRRNSASNMQSEKGGRYSLSLQNELNTQNLKQNAPKDANLNEKAPKMRPLSAQTSGIRIQDNTVSSTQQVLDNSQQHPPTMPMSAGHPVPKSAEHQYLVKTISSDSPARKDLMENFSPENYPSHSTPTSKGLSYSNTLPRSSNPYNQKVLGGSSSSAVKQFSSPQPVNFTGNSAALDCDTHTLKSKYTMSCQAGPVNQTQGNNSEVKYSSESSGLNNNNNTYVSTSMAVPASVNYNVQNKLTPKVFNHDYVNVQGREIRLGMNYDSVEAIPSDISNVYEEYHNGCQECIKQEFQSQGPLFPRNNQSDTVFVPQNVGAKVPSLFQLLQSYDLHPLYLKLCDNLPASDFITFSDCSIVLSNIKLDKRDAIAISTPQGKCATIGGPGSAFTPVKNAAVSTSSTFTMVTVASVTTHAGCDFEGIQKGDVVIEVNGATTMAIPAVSLKAAIQAQPGDIRLLVARPKEEKENEEKTMEQKNEEIDNLKKQLATMYMDLQKKNSVLQELTSQRTVTIKARKSEINGNIMSHEAILNALSEDEYIV; translated from the exons ATGCTGATAAAGAAACCAAAGTCCTCCGCCAAGCAG ATGCTAAAGTCTCAGAGCTGGTCAAACCTAACATCACCGTCGAATTCTGGTATCTATCACAAAACGGATGAAGAGGACTTCCgctcaaaattcaaatcaaag ATGAGGAGAAAGCCATCATCCGATTATCGCTTAGCTCCTGTTCGAGATTTGTCACCGCCAAGCAATTTATCGGACGATGGAGGATTTTTGAGTCATCCAACCAACAATGTTAATCGGTGGAAGAGGATGGATGATTCGGCCTCAGACCTATCTGTGTCTAGTGGGTATAAATCCCTGGATCGTAAGGACCATGGCAGTTTCTTGAGACGATCACAACAGAGGGAGGAGCAGAATGGTTATCAACATCTTCGCAAAGATGGAAGGCGGTACCAAAGCCATAGTGATATCTACTTCCAGTCTCCTAAAAAACTGGTGACCATACAGCCAGAGGATGACGACTGTACCATCAAAAGTGATGAATTTTACTCTGAGAGTAGTAGTACCCAGGCCAATACTACTCTGACATCAGAGCTGGACGAATCCAAGGACCAAGAGACAGTGCCCCGCTCTCACAGTCTGGGTGACCTGTCCACCGGTCTGACCTTGTCCATTGTGGGTCAGAGGAAGGCCGAGAGCATTCAGAACTTGTCTTTAGCTGGTCAGAAAAGTCTTCAGAAAAGAACCGGTTATGCTAAAAGGAAGACTGATGTTAGAAGTCAAGGGAAGAGTCCCAAGGGCAGTAAAAGCAAACAGAGCATAGAGAGTCAGATACAAAATATCATTCAGGTGGGGGATGAGAGCGATGTAACGTCATCCACCCCGGAAATCAATGGGACTTCCACACAGCCAATCATCTACAAATCCAATAGTCATTCACAACTGATGAAAGAGAGCTCTCATAATTCTCTGAATAATGTACAACGTGCATTGAAGGCTGACCTGTTGCCTGACAAACATGGAATAAACATGGCAAAAACAGAGAGGGAGGAAGACAATTCTTCTGATAAAAGCAGCCAATCGACGAGGAGTTCCGTGAAAACACCAAACAGACCTAGACGGACACTGCCGGTTGTGCCAAAAGGTTCCGAGGAAGTGGGTGACAAGAAGAAAAAATTCTCTGAGATGGTAAAGATGCGAGTATCTTTACACAGCAGCAATAGCTGCAGTTCTGTATCCAGGCAATCTCTCCTTTCTCCAGAATCTGAAAGTGTGTCACAAACTGACTCCCAAACAGACACACCATCTGATAAAGAAGTGTCAGAGCTTTTCAATGGACATTCATCCAAAACTCTTAGACACAATCACTTCACAGACATTACCACTCAAGACTGCCAAATGATAAATGCCAGTGGAATACCATTCAATGGGAATGTGCATTCTTCTCTACCTTCCAGTGTGAGATCATGTGATTCTGGGCAGACGACACTGAGGTCATGTGACTCTGGACAAGCTACACTGATGTCACTAAGCAGTACAGTGGACTCTGGATATCTCACTACAGATGCGGAAAGTGATATTTCCTCTTACACCAGAAGCTTACAGATTTCAGCCCACAACCTCTACTCCTCTAACAAATTAAATGGCTATGGACAAGGAGGTGTTCCAAAGCAAGAAATGGATAGAAGTTTCTTCAACGGACATCAAAGATCCCCAAAACAACAACCTATTTCTAGAAACAATATGTACCCAAGTAGCAATCCACCATCCATGCAACCTACTAGTGCAGTGGTACAAAATCATCATTCTCAACCTCAGATGAATAGGTCATTCACTGCCCAGGTCAAATCTCCGACTGCTGAACGACAAGTGTTCTACCCAAACAATGTTCATTCAGACAAATCTCATGATGTGATGCGAAGGAATTCAGCATCAAATATGCAGAGTGAAAAAGGAGGAAGGTATTCTCTTTCGCTTCAAAACGAATTGAACactcaaaatttgaaacaaaatgctCCTAAAGATGCAAATTTGAATGAGAAAGCTCCAAAAATGAGACCGTTGTCGGCCCAAACTTCTGGCATCAGGATACAAGACAACACTGTGTCTTCAACTCAGCAAGTGCTGGACAATTCTCAGCAGCATCCGCCTACGATGCCAATGTCTGCTGGACATCCTGTACCAAAGAGCGCAGAGCATCAGTACCTGGTGAAAACCATCTCCTCAGACAGCCCGGCCAGAAAAGATTTGATGGAGAACTTCTCCCCTGAGAACTACCCCTCCCACTCCACTCCTACCTCTAAAGGGCTATCATACAGTAATACTCTCCCCCGATCGTCCAACCCTTACAATCAAAAGGTACTTGGTGGTTCTTCCTCCTCCGCTGTCAAACAATTCTCCAGTCCACAACCTGTCAACTTTACAGGAAACAGTGCGGCTCTGGACTGTGATACCCACACactgaaatcaaaatatactATGTCTTGCCAAGCCGGACCAGTGAATCAAACACAGGGCAATAATTCAGAGGTGAAATATTCCTCGGAAAGCTCAGGACtgaataacaataataataccTATGTGTCTACCTCAATGGCTGTGCCTGCGTCAGTCAATTACAACGTGCAGAATAAGTTAACTCCAAAAGTATTTAACCATGATTATGTCAATGTACAGGGAAGGGAAATCAGGCTAGGTATGAACTATGATTCAGTGGAAGCAATCCCGTCCGACATTTCAAACGTTTATGAGGAGTACCATAATGGCTGCCAAGAGTGCATCAAGCAGGAATTCCAGAGTCAGGGACCCCTCTTCCCTAGAAACAATCAATCAGACACTGTTTTTGTTCCACAGAATGTGGGAGCAAAGGTTCCTAGTTTGTTCCAATTACTCCAAAGTTATGACCTGCACCCTTTGTACCTAAAACTCTGTGATAATCTCCCTGCCTCTGATTTCATTACGTTTTCCGACTGCTCCATTGTGCTCTCGAACATTAAACTAGACAAAAGAGACGCTATAGCTATCTCCACCCCTCAGGGTAAGTGTGCCACCATTGGGGGCCCAGGAAGTGCCTTTACCCCTGTGAAGAATGCGGCTGTAAGTACCTCCTCTACATTCACCATGGTAACGGTTGCCAGCGTTACCACTCACGCTGGATGTGACTTTGAAGGGATACAAAAAGGAGACGTCGTTATTGAG GTAAATGGTGCTACAACAATGGCGATCCCTGCAGTCTCCTTGAAAGCTGCCATCCAGGCACAGCCTGGGGATATCCGTCTGCTGGTGGCTCGACCAAAGGAGGAGAAGGAGAATGAG GAGAAAACAATGGAACAGAAAAATGAAGAGATTGACAACCTGAAAAAGCAGCTAGCCACTATGTACATGGACCTGCAGAAGAAGAACAGTGTTCTCCAGGAGCTAACCTCCCAAAGAACTGTGACCATTAAAGCCAGAAAGTCCGAGATTAACGGCAACATCATGAGTCACGAAGCAATACTGAACGCTCTCAGTGAAGACGAGTACATAGTTTGA
- the LOC128192936 gene encoding uncharacterized protein LOC128192936 isoform X3, with amino-acid sequence MELNKVQCGSVFVTSKDTVQKIKSTILATHVKHKKSSKHALALGTSFGHVHSFLKDDLHLLQKLEDGQDQCLMLIKKPKSSAKQMLKSQSWSNLTSPSNSGIYHKTDEEDFRSKFKSKMRRKPSSDYRLAPVRDLSPPSNLSDDGGFLSHPTNNVNRWKRMDDSASDLSVSSGYKSLDRKDHGSFLRRSQQREEQNGYQHLRKDGRRYQSHSDIYFQSPKKLVTIQPEDDDCTIKSDEFYSESSSTQANTTLTSELDESKDQETVPRSHSLGDLSTGLTLSIVGQRKAESIQNLSLAGQKSLQKRTGYAKRKTDVRSQGKSPKGSKSKQSIESQIQNIIQVGDESDVTSSTPEINGTSTQPIIYKSNSHSQLMKESSHNSLNNVQRALKADLLPDKHGINMAKTEREEDNSSDKSSQSTRSSVKTPNRPRRTLPVVPKGSEEVGDKKKKFSEMVKMRVSLHSSNSCSSVSRQSLLSPESESVSQTDSQTDTPSDKEVSELFNGHSSKTLRHNHFTDITTQDCQMINASGIPFNGNVHSSLPSSVRSCDSGQTTLRSCDSGQATLMSLSSTVDSGYLTTDAESDISSYTRSLQISAHNLYSSNKLNGYGQGGVPKQEMDRSFFNGHQRSPKQQPISRNNMYPSSNPPSMQPTSAVVQNHHSQPQMNRSFTAQVKSPTAERQVFYPNNVHSDKSHDVMRRNSASNMQSEKGGRYSLSLQNELNTQNLKQNAPKDANLNEKAPKMRPLSAQTSGIRIQDNTVSSTQQVLDNSQQHPPTMPMSAGHPVPKSAEHQYLVKTISSDSPARKDLMENFSPENYPSHSTPTSKGLSYSNTLPRSSNPYNQKVLGGSSSSAVKQFSSPQPVNFTGNSAALDCDTHTLKSKYTMSCQAGPVNQTQGNNSEVKYSSESSGLNNNNNTYVSTSMAVPASVNYNVQNKLTPKVFNHDYVNVQGREIRLGMNYDSVEAIPSDISNVYEEYHNGCQECIKQEFQSQGPLFPRNNQSDTVFVPQNVGAKVPSLFQLLQSYDLHPLYLKLCDNLPASDFITFSDCSIVLSNIKLDKRDAIAISTPQGKCATIGGPGSAFTPVKNAAVSTSSTFTMVTVASVTTHAGCDFEGIQKGDVVIEVNGATTMAIPAVSLKAAIQAQPGDIRLLVARPKEEKENEEKTMEQKNEEIDNLKKQLATMYMDLQKKNSVLQELTSQRTVTIKARKSEINGNIMSHEAILNALSEDEYIV; translated from the exons TGCACTCATTTCTGAAGGATGACCTTCACCTTTTGCAGAAGTTGGAGGATGGTCAGGATCAGTGCTTGATGCTGATAAAGAAACCAAAGTCCTCCGCCAAGCAG ATGCTAAAGTCTCAGAGCTGGTCAAACCTAACATCACCGTCGAATTCTGGTATCTATCACAAAACGGATGAAGAGGACTTCCgctcaaaattcaaatcaaag ATGAGGAGAAAGCCATCATCCGATTATCGCTTAGCTCCTGTTCGAGATTTGTCACCGCCAAGCAATTTATCGGACGATGGAGGATTTTTGAGTCATCCAACCAACAATGTTAATCGGTGGAAGAGGATGGATGATTCGGCCTCAGACCTATCTGTGTCTAGTGGGTATAAATCCCTGGATCGTAAGGACCATGGCAGTTTCTTGAGACGATCACAACAGAGGGAGGAGCAGAATGGTTATCAACATCTTCGCAAAGATGGAAGGCGGTACCAAAGCCATAGTGATATCTACTTCCAGTCTCCTAAAAAACTGGTGACCATACAGCCAGAGGATGACGACTGTACCATCAAAAGTGATGAATTTTACTCTGAGAGTAGTAGTACCCAGGCCAATACTACTCTGACATCAGAGCTGGACGAATCCAAGGACCAAGAGACAGTGCCCCGCTCTCACAGTCTGGGTGACCTGTCCACCGGTCTGACCTTGTCCATTGTGGGTCAGAGGAAGGCCGAGAGCATTCAGAACTTGTCTTTAGCTGGTCAGAAAAGTCTTCAGAAAAGAACCGGTTATGCTAAAAGGAAGACTGATGTTAGAAGTCAAGGGAAGAGTCCCAAGGGCAGTAAAAGCAAACAGAGCATAGAGAGTCAGATACAAAATATCATTCAGGTGGGGGATGAGAGCGATGTAACGTCATCCACCCCGGAAATCAATGGGACTTCCACACAGCCAATCATCTACAAATCCAATAGTCATTCACAACTGATGAAAGAGAGCTCTCATAATTCTCTGAATAATGTACAACGTGCATTGAAGGCTGACCTGTTGCCTGACAAACATGGAATAAACATGGCAAAAACAGAGAGGGAGGAAGACAATTCTTCTGATAAAAGCAGCCAATCGACGAGGAGTTCCGTGAAAACACCAAACAGACCTAGACGGACACTGCCGGTTGTGCCAAAAGGTTCCGAGGAAGTGGGTGACAAGAAGAAAAAATTCTCTGAGATGGTAAAGATGCGAGTATCTTTACACAGCAGCAATAGCTGCAGTTCTGTATCCAGGCAATCTCTCCTTTCTCCAGAATCTGAAAGTGTGTCACAAACTGACTCCCAAACAGACACACCATCTGATAAAGAAGTGTCAGAGCTTTTCAATGGACATTCATCCAAAACTCTTAGACACAATCACTTCACAGACATTACCACTCAAGACTGCCAAATGATAAATGCCAGTGGAATACCATTCAATGGGAATGTGCATTCTTCTCTACCTTCCAGTGTGAGATCATGTGATTCTGGGCAGACGACACTGAGGTCATGTGACTCTGGACAAGCTACACTGATGTCACTAAGCAGTACAGTGGACTCTGGATATCTCACTACAGATGCGGAAAGTGATATTTCCTCTTACACCAGAAGCTTACAGATTTCAGCCCACAACCTCTACTCCTCTAACAAATTAAATGGCTATGGACAAGGAGGTGTTCCAAAGCAAGAAATGGATAGAAGTTTCTTCAACGGACATCAAAGATCCCCAAAACAACAACCTATTTCTAGAAACAATATGTACCCAAGTAGCAATCCACCATCCATGCAACCTACTAGTGCAGTGGTACAAAATCATCATTCTCAACCTCAGATGAATAGGTCATTCACTGCCCAGGTCAAATCTCCGACTGCTGAACGACAAGTGTTCTACCCAAACAATGTTCATTCAGACAAATCTCATGATGTGATGCGAAGGAATTCAGCATCAAATATGCAGAGTGAAAAAGGAGGAAGGTATTCTCTTTCGCTTCAAAACGAATTGAACactcaaaatttgaaacaaaatgctCCTAAAGATGCAAATTTGAATGAGAAAGCTCCAAAAATGAGACCGTTGTCGGCCCAAACTTCTGGCATCAGGATACAAGACAACACTGTGTCTTCAACTCAGCAAGTGCTGGACAATTCTCAGCAGCATCCGCCTACGATGCCAATGTCTGCTGGACATCCTGTACCAAAGAGCGCAGAGCATCAGTACCTGGTGAAAACCATCTCCTCAGACAGCCCGGCCAGAAAAGATTTGATGGAGAACTTCTCCCCTGAGAACTACCCCTCCCACTCCACTCCTACCTCTAAAGGGCTATCATACAGTAATACTCTCCCCCGATCGTCCAACCCTTACAATCAAAAGGTACTTGGTGGTTCTTCCTCCTCCGCTGTCAAACAATTCTCCAGTCCACAACCTGTCAACTTTACAGGAAACAGTGCGGCTCTGGACTGTGATACCCACACactgaaatcaaaatatactATGTCTTGCCAAGCCGGACCAGTGAATCAAACACAGGGCAATAATTCAGAGGTGAAATATTCCTCGGAAAGCTCAGGACtgaataacaataataataccTATGTGTCTACCTCAATGGCTGTGCCTGCGTCAGTCAATTACAACGTGCAGAATAAGTTAACTCCAAAAGTATTTAACCATGATTATGTCAATGTACAGGGAAGGGAAATCAGGCTAGGTATGAACTATGATTCAGTGGAAGCAATCCCGTCCGACATTTCAAACGTTTATGAGGAGTACCATAATGGCTGCCAAGAGTGCATCAAGCAGGAATTCCAGAGTCAGGGACCCCTCTTCCCTAGAAACAATCAATCAGACACTGTTTTTGTTCCACAGAATGTGGGAGCAAAGGTTCCTAGTTTGTTCCAATTACTCCAAAGTTATGACCTGCACCCTTTGTACCTAAAACTCTGTGATAATCTCCCTGCCTCTGATTTCATTACGTTTTCCGACTGCTCCATTGTGCTCTCGAACATTAAACTAGACAAAAGAGACGCTATAGCTATCTCCACCCCTCAGGGTAAGTGTGCCACCATTGGGGGCCCAGGAAGTGCCTTTACCCCTGTGAAGAATGCGGCTGTAAGTACCTCCTCTACATTCACCATGGTAACGGTTGCCAGCGTTACCACTCACGCTGGATGTGACTTTGAAGGGATACAAAAAGGAGACGTCGTTATTGAG GTAAATGGTGCTACAACAATGGCGATCCCTGCAGTCTCCTTGAAAGCTGCCATCCAGGCACAGCCTGGGGATATCCGTCTGCTGGTGGCTCGACCAAAGGAGGAGAAGGAGAATGAG GAGAAAACAATGGAACAGAAAAATGAAGAGATTGACAACCTGAAAAAGCAGCTAGCCACTATGTACATGGACCTGCAGAAGAAGAACAGTGTTCTCCAGGAGCTAACCTCCCAAAGAACTGTGACCATTAAAGCCAGAAAGTCCGAGATTAACGGCAACATCATGAGTCACGAAGCAATACTGAACGCTCTCAGTGAAGACGAGTACATAGTTTGA
- the LOC128192936 gene encoding uncharacterized protein LOC128192936 isoform X2, producing the protein MIGKSVPVYDARSWPVVQCGSVFVTSKDTVQKIKSTILATHVKHKKSSKHALALGTSFGHVHSFLKDDLHLLQKLEDGQDQCLMLIKKPKSSAKQMLKSQSWSNLTSPSNSGIYHKTDEEDFRSKFKSKMRRKPSSDYRLAPVRDLSPPSNLSDDGGFLSHPTNNVNRWKRMDDSASDLSVSSGYKSLDRKDHGSFLRRSQQREEQNGYQHLRKDGRRYQSHSDIYFQSPKKLVTIQPEDDDCTIKSDEFYSESSSTQANTTLTSELDESKDQETVPRSHSLGDLSTGLTLSIVGQRKAESIQNLSLAGQKSLQKRTGYAKRKTDVRSQGKSPKGSKSKQSIESQIQNIIQVGDESDVTSSTPEINGTSTQPIIYKSNSHSQLMKESSHNSLNNVQRALKADLLPDKHGINMAKTEREEDNSSDKSSQSTRSSVKTPNRPRRTLPVVPKGSEEVGDKKKKFSEMVKMRVSLHSSNSCSSVSRQSLLSPESESVSQTDSQTDTPSDKEVSELFNGHSSKTLRHNHFTDITTQDCQMINASGIPFNGNVHSSLPSSVRSCDSGQTTLRSCDSGQATLMSLSSTVDSGYLTTDAESDISSYTRSLQISAHNLYSSNKLNGYGQGGVPKQEMDRSFFNGHQRSPKQQPISRNNMYPSSNPPSMQPTSAVVQNHHSQPQMNRSFTAQVKSPTAERQVFYPNNVHSDKSHDVMRRNSASNMQSEKGGRYSLSLQNELNTQNLKQNAPKDANLNEKAPKMRPLSAQTSGIRIQDNTVSSTQQVLDNSQQHPPTMPMSAGHPVPKSAEHQYLVKTISSDSPARKDLMENFSPENYPSHSTPTSKGLSYSNTLPRSSNPYNQKVLGGSSSSAVKQFSSPQPVNFTGNSAALDCDTHTLKSKYTMSCQAGPVNQTQGNNSEVKYSSESSGLNNNNNTYVSTSMAVPASVNYNVQNKLTPKVFNHDYVNVQGREIRLGMNYDSVEAIPSDISNVYEEYHNGCQECIKQEFQSQGPLFPRNNQSDTVFVPQNVGAKVPSLFQLLQSYDLHPLYLKLCDNLPASDFITFSDCSIVLSNIKLDKRDAIAISTPQGKCATIGGPGSAFTPVKNAAVSTSSTFTMVTVASVTTHAGCDFEGIQKGDVVIEVNGATTMAIPAVSLKAAIQAQPGDIRLLVARPKEEKENEEKTMEQKNEEIDNLKKQLATMYMDLQKKNSVLQELTSQRTVTIKARKSEINGNIMSHEAILNALSEDEYIV; encoded by the exons TGCACTCATTTCTGAAGGATGACCTTCACCTTTTGCAGAAGTTGGAGGATGGTCAGGATCAGTGCTTGATGCTGATAAAGAAACCAAAGTCCTCCGCCAAGCAG ATGCTAAAGTCTCAGAGCTGGTCAAACCTAACATCACCGTCGAATTCTGGTATCTATCACAAAACGGATGAAGAGGACTTCCgctcaaaattcaaatcaaag ATGAGGAGAAAGCCATCATCCGATTATCGCTTAGCTCCTGTTCGAGATTTGTCACCGCCAAGCAATTTATCGGACGATGGAGGATTTTTGAGTCATCCAACCAACAATGTTAATCGGTGGAAGAGGATGGATGATTCGGCCTCAGACCTATCTGTGTCTAGTGGGTATAAATCCCTGGATCGTAAGGACCATGGCAGTTTCTTGAGACGATCACAACAGAGGGAGGAGCAGAATGGTTATCAACATCTTCGCAAAGATGGAAGGCGGTACCAAAGCCATAGTGATATCTACTTCCAGTCTCCTAAAAAACTGGTGACCATACAGCCAGAGGATGACGACTGTACCATCAAAAGTGATGAATTTTACTCTGAGAGTAGTAGTACCCAGGCCAATACTACTCTGACATCAGAGCTGGACGAATCCAAGGACCAAGAGACAGTGCCCCGCTCTCACAGTCTGGGTGACCTGTCCACCGGTCTGACCTTGTCCATTGTGGGTCAGAGGAAGGCCGAGAGCATTCAGAACTTGTCTTTAGCTGGTCAGAAAAGTCTTCAGAAAAGAACCGGTTATGCTAAAAGGAAGACTGATGTTAGAAGTCAAGGGAAGAGTCCCAAGGGCAGTAAAAGCAAACAGAGCATAGAGAGTCAGATACAAAATATCATTCAGGTGGGGGATGAGAGCGATGTAACGTCATCCACCCCGGAAATCAATGGGACTTCCACACAGCCAATCATCTACAAATCCAATAGTCATTCACAACTGATGAAAGAGAGCTCTCATAATTCTCTGAATAATGTACAACGTGCATTGAAGGCTGACCTGTTGCCTGACAAACATGGAATAAACATGGCAAAAACAGAGAGGGAGGAAGACAATTCTTCTGATAAAAGCAGCCAATCGACGAGGAGTTCCGTGAAAACACCAAACAGACCTAGACGGACACTGCCGGTTGTGCCAAAAGGTTCCGAGGAAGTGGGTGACAAGAAGAAAAAATTCTCTGAGATGGTAAAGATGCGAGTATCTTTACACAGCAGCAATAGCTGCAGTTCTGTATCCAGGCAATCTCTCCTTTCTCCAGAATCTGAAAGTGTGTCACAAACTGACTCCCAAACAGACACACCATCTGATAAAGAAGTGTCAGAGCTTTTCAATGGACATTCATCCAAAACTCTTAGACACAATCACTTCACAGACATTACCACTCAAGACTGCCAAATGATAAATGCCAGTGGAATACCATTCAATGGGAATGTGCATTCTTCTCTACCTTCCAGTGTGAGATCATGTGATTCTGGGCAGACGACACTGAGGTCATGTGACTCTGGACAAGCTACACTGATGTCACTAAGCAGTACAGTGGACTCTGGATATCTCACTACAGATGCGGAAAGTGATATTTCCTCTTACACCAGAAGCTTACAGATTTCAGCCCACAACCTCTACTCCTCTAACAAATTAAATGGCTATGGACAAGGAGGTGTTCCAAAGCAAGAAATGGATAGAAGTTTCTTCAACGGACATCAAAGATCCCCAAAACAACAACCTATTTCTAGAAACAATATGTACCCAAGTAGCAATCCACCATCCATGCAACCTACTAGTGCAGTGGTACAAAATCATCATTCTCAACCTCAGATGAATAGGTCATTCACTGCCCAGGTCAAATCTCCGACTGCTGAACGACAAGTGTTCTACCCAAACAATGTTCATTCAGACAAATCTCATGATGTGATGCGAAGGAATTCAGCATCAAATATGCAGAGTGAAAAAGGAGGAAGGTATTCTCTTTCGCTTCAAAACGAATTGAACactcaaaatttgaaacaaaatgctCCTAAAGATGCAAATTTGAATGAGAAAGCTCCAAAAATGAGACCGTTGTCGGCCCAAACTTCTGGCATCAGGATACAAGACAACACTGTGTCTTCAACTCAGCAAGTGCTGGACAATTCTCAGCAGCATCCGCCTACGATGCCAATGTCTGCTGGACATCCTGTACCAAAGAGCGCAGAGCATCAGTACCTGGTGAAAACCATCTCCTCAGACAGCCCGGCCAGAAAAGATTTGATGGAGAACTTCTCCCCTGAGAACTACCCCTCCCACTCCACTCCTACCTCTAAAGGGCTATCATACAGTAATACTCTCCCCCGATCGTCCAACCCTTACAATCAAAAGGTACTTGGTGGTTCTTCCTCCTCCGCTGTCAAACAATTCTCCAGTCCACAACCTGTCAACTTTACAGGAAACAGTGCGGCTCTGGACTGTGATACCCACACactgaaatcaaaatatactATGTCTTGCCAAGCCGGACCAGTGAATCAAACACAGGGCAATAATTCAGAGGTGAAATATTCCTCGGAAAGCTCAGGACtgaataacaataataataccTATGTGTCTACCTCAATGGCTGTGCCTGCGTCAGTCAATTACAACGTGCAGAATAAGTTAACTCCAAAAGTATTTAACCATGATTATGTCAATGTACAGGGAAGGGAAATCAGGCTAGGTATGAACTATGATTCAGTGGAAGCAATCCCGTCCGACATTTCAAACGTTTATGAGGAGTACCATAATGGCTGCCAAGAGTGCATCAAGCAGGAATTCCAGAGTCAGGGACCCCTCTTCCCTAGAAACAATCAATCAGACACTGTTTTTGTTCCACAGAATGTGGGAGCAAAGGTTCCTAGTTTGTTCCAATTACTCCAAAGTTATGACCTGCACCCTTTGTACCTAAAACTCTGTGATAATCTCCCTGCCTCTGATTTCATTACGTTTTCCGACTGCTCCATTGTGCTCTCGAACATTAAACTAGACAAAAGAGACGCTATAGCTATCTCCACCCCTCAGGGTAAGTGTGCCACCATTGGGGGCCCAGGAAGTGCCTTTACCCCTGTGAAGAATGCGGCTGTAAGTACCTCCTCTACATTCACCATGGTAACGGTTGCCAGCGTTACCACTCACGCTGGATGTGACTTTGAAGGGATACAAAAAGGAGACGTCGTTATTGAG GTAAATGGTGCTACAACAATGGCGATCCCTGCAGTCTCCTTGAAAGCTGCCATCCAGGCACAGCCTGGGGATATCCGTCTGCTGGTGGCTCGACCAAAGGAGGAGAAGGAGAATGAG GAGAAAACAATGGAACAGAAAAATGAAGAGATTGACAACCTGAAAAAGCAGCTAGCCACTATGTACATGGACCTGCAGAAGAAGAACAGTGTTCTCCAGGAGCTAACCTCCCAAAGAACTGTGACCATTAAAGCCAGAAAGTCCGAGATTAACGGCAACATCATGAGTCACGAAGCAATACTGAACGCTCTCAGTGAAGACGAGTACATAGTTTGA